Sequence from the Symbiopectobacterium purcellii genome:
GGCAAAAGACGTTATACCAAATGCAGTTGCACTGGCTGTGCGTGCAGCAGTTGTTGCGTCTCCGGCGCCAGCGCACTGTCGGTGACGATGTCGGTCAGTGCCGTGAGCGGCGTAACGCAAAACAGCGAATAGGCACCGTACTTGCTGCTGTCGGCCAGCAACACACGGCGGCTGGCATTCATGCCCAGATCCTGTTTCACCCCCGCTTTCTCTTCGGTTGGCGTGGTGATGCCTTTTTCCATACTCCATGAGTTGCAGCTGATAAAGGCAATATCCGGGTAAATGCTGCGTAACAGGCGGCGACCGTGCTCGCCAATACAGGACTGGCTGCTGTCATCAATGCGGCCACCGATAATGGTCACTTCGATCTGCTTGAATTCCGACAAGAACAGCGCAATCTGCAAATCCGCCGTGATCACTCGCAGCGGCAGGTGCGTCAGGTTACGCGCCAGTTCGAGCATGGTGGTGCCCGCATCCAGCACCACGGCATCACCCGGTTGCACCAGTGACGCCGCGTAGCGGGCAATCGCCTGCTTTTCTGCCAGATTGCGATGCAGCTTCTCGTTGGTGGTCGGCTGCAAGGGAATAAAACGGTTGAGCGTGACGCCGCCATGGCTGCGGCTGATCACGCCCTGTTCATCAAGCTTGATGAGATCGCGGCGGATCGTCGCTGGCGAGGCGTCGATCACGGCAACCAGTTCGTCTACCGTCACCAGATTATGGCTTTTCAAATAATCCATAATCTGATCGAGACGGCTCTGCCCTTTTACTCTATCTCCGCTAACGCGGAAAGCATCACTCACTGTTTGCCCCACAACGATGTCCATGAGTTGAATCCCCTCCCCTGTCAGGCAAGCTGCATGGCGAGTTGAATCGAGATAGCCATGCTCTCAGACTTCGCTTTACCTGTCCAGGCGATATCAAATGCCGTACCGTGATCGGCCGAGGTGCGAATAAACGGCAAGCCTGCGGTTAAATTCACCCCATCGTAAAAGCCCAGCAGCTTGAGCGGAATATGGCCCTGATCGTGATACATCGCCACCACCATGTCATATTGCCCTTCATAGGCTTGCAGATAGACGGTATCCGGCGCGCAAGGCCCGTAAACGTCCAACCCTTTTGCCTTCATCGCTTCAACGGAAGGGCCGACAATGGTGATTTCTTCATCACCGAACAAGCCGTTCTCCCCTGCATGCGGGTTAACCCCAGCGACAGCGATACGCGGTGTAGTGTAACCCACACGTTTCAGGAACGTATCCGCCATACCGATGACGGTTTCTACACGGTCGCGGTTTAGGGTATCCAGGAATTTGCGCAATGCAATGTGCGTTGTCACATGAATGACTTTTAGTTTTTCGGTATACAGCACCATGGCGTAATCCCGGCTGTTGGTCAGCTTCGCCAGCAGTTCGGTATGCCCAGGGTAAATGTGCCCCGCAGAGTGCATCGCTTCCTTGTTCAGCGGCGCAGTGGCAATCGCCTGAACCTCCCCCGCCATCGCCAACGCCGTGGCTTTTTTAATGCAGCGATAGGCCAGATCCCCTGCCTGCGCCTGCACCACGCCCGGGATGAGCCCCTGCGGGTCAGCCAGCGGCTCATCGATGATATTAATAATGCCGGGGGCAAAGCGCGCCTGAGCTGGCTCATCAATAACATTCAGCTCAACCTGCGGCACAATGTTCAGCGCAAGGATGCGACGCAGCGTTTGTACGCAGCCTACCACCACGGCAGATGCGCCAGACAATTCTCCTTCATCCAGGGATTTAATAATAATCTCAGGACCGATACCCGCCGGATCACCCATGGTTATTGCAATAATTTTACTCACTCACTCTCTCCTCAATAAAGCGTAAAACGTGATGCAAGGTGGCTTCATCACCGAAGCCGCCTGCTTTAGTCATGACAGGGATATCGCCGACGATGCTGTCGATGAAGCGTCCCCAAGGTACACAGGACGCAAGCTGTCCTTTGATATGAAACCCGGTAGCACCGAGCGCAGCGGCCACGGCAATCGCCACGTCGCCACCGGAGAGATAGAGTCCAGCTGGACGGCACAATGTCACCGTACAACGGGCCATCTCTCCCAGAAAATCACTGATCCGTTCACCCAATTGCTGGCGACTGAGGCCGTGCTGTTGGCATAGCTGCGCAATCTCGTGCCGCTGTTGCTCATCACGGCAGGTGCGAATCAAACAATGTCGGCCTGCCAGCAGCGCTGCGGCAGCGGTGCGCGCGGTGTCTTGCGCCAATGTGGTTCCCGCAGGCGTAAGCAAAGGCCGAATATCCACATCAAGCAGCATCACCTGCGATAGCGCGCTCACCGCAGCGATCTGCTTTTGCGTCATTTCGCTCATCGACCCCACCACTGCCAGCAACGCGGGCCGTGGTGGCGGCGTGAAACGCAGAGCCTGAGCCAGCGCCTCACTCAAGCCAGCTGCACCAACCAATAACGGTTTCACCGGCAACGTCTGCGCTGCCGCCACGATCAGTGCCAACGTCTGCGGCGTCTCAGCGTAAATAATCACGCCCTTGATACCCGCCTCGCGCAGATGCAGCAGCGTTTCAGCGAGCGCAAAATGATTATTTTCACTCACGGTTAATGTGGCCGTGGTCAAGGCACTTTGTTCGGCGATACGTTCGGCAATCTCTGCGCTGCGTACCGGCGTTTTCGGATCGCTGGCAAATTCGGTTTCGGTCAGCAATGTTCCGTTGACCCACACGTTGCCATCACGCGTGATGCGTCCGAGCGCAGGGACAGCGGGTGAAATCAACGCCATTTCAGCGCCGCTGGCAGTCAAGGCCGCCGCGATCTCTGCGCCGAGGTTGCCGCGCAGCGTGGAGTCGATCTTCTTGAATACCCACCCGTTGCCGCCCGCTTCACGCCAGCGTGTCACGGCGTGCACCACGCGCAGTGCGGCGTCTTGCGCTGCCTGCGCACGGCTGTCGGTATTGATGACCGTCACCTCATGCAACGCTCCCGTCGTCAATGCGTCCAACTCCAGAATCACATTGACCTGTGCCTGCTGAAGCGCCAGTCCAACCCCAGCATCGTTAGCGCCAGTAAAATCATCCGCGACGACCAACACCTGGGGAGCTGTAAATTCCAGGCTGACATCTTGCCGCTGTGGCATACCCACCCCTTATTTATCGATAACGGTATAGCGACGCGTATGTGTCGATTACCTGATAATGATTATATTGAATCATATTTGATTATATTTGATCAAAATAAAATTATTTAAAAGCAATATAGCCTATAAATTACGCTACAAAATGACGTTATTACGTCAAAACACGATCGCATAGCACGTATTGATTGAGAAAAATCACTTTCACTGCGTGAACACTGTAAAGGAACGCCATGAACATCAATAGCACTATCATCAGCGGCAGCCAGGCCATTAACGATATCCGCTACCTATTAACCTCATGCCAGCACGTTCTGTTCGTGACTGACCGCAATATCGTGCAGCAACCCGGTGTGCAGGCGCTGCTCAACCAGGTTAAAGCGTGCGTGCCGGCCATCACCCTGATTGATAATGTGCCGCCGGAGCCGAGCCAGCACGATGTTGCCCGTATTCTGGAAGCGCTGCCCAACGCTCGCACGGAACTGGTGATTGGCGTAGGCGGCGGCAGCGTATTGGACGTGGCCAAACTGCTGTGTCTGCTGTGCGTCGGTGATGACGCCGTCTCTCTTGATACCTTGCTGGCCGGTGAAAAACCGACGCGCCGCACCGCCTCCTTATTGATCCCGACGACGGCAGGCACCGGTTCTGAAGCCACGCCGAACGCCATTCTGGCGATCCCTGAGAAAGCCACCAAGGTGGGCATCATCACACCGGTAATGCTGCCAGACTATGTTGCCCTGGTGCCGGAACTGACCACCAGCATGCCGTCGCATATTGCGGCGTCCACCGGTATCGATGCGCTGTGTCATCTGATCGAATGCTTCACCGCGACCATCGCCAACCCGGTGGGTGATAACTACGCGCTGATCGGTTTGAAAAAGCTGTTTGCCAATATCGAGCTATCCATCCGTGAACCCGAGAATCTGGAAGCACGACTGAACATGCTGTGGGCTTCCTACTACGGCGGTGCCGCTATTGCTCACGCAGGCACACATCTGGTGCACGCCATGTCTTACCCGCTCGGCGGCAAGTATCACATTCCCCACGGCGTGGCGAATGCCATTTTGCTGGCCCCCTGCATGCGCTTTGTGCGCCCGGCGGCGGAAGCGAAATTCGCGCAAGCTTATGACCTGCTGCCCGACGCCAACCTGTCGCTCTCCGTCACGGAGAAATCGCACGCACTGGTCACCTATTTCACCGATCTGGTACAGCGCCTGGCGCTGCCCAGCTCACTGCAACAATTAGGTATCGAAAAAACGCATTTGCCCGATCTGGTCGAAGGGGCTTTGCAGGTTCAGCGTCTTATGAAAAACGTGCCCGCCACGGTGAAGGCGGACGACGTGCGCGATATTTATCTGACGCTGTTCTGATTCACAGACTTGGTGTTCTTTTTTGATTACGCAGTAACGAGGAAAAACAATGAGCAAACGTATTACCGGCGTGTTGACCGCAATCGTCACGCCCTTTGACGGTCAGGGTGAATTCAATCCAACAGCATTGCGCGCACAGATTCAGCGCCAGATGCGGTATGGCAACGGTATCTTCTGCAACGGTACCAACGGCGAATTCTTCGTACTACATACCGATGAAAAAGTCGCGGTGACTGAAACCTGCGTGGATGAAGTGGCAGGCAAAGCACCGGTGGTAGGCCATATCGGTGAAATATCTACGCGTGAAACCATCAAGCTCGGCAAGCGTATCGCCGCACTCGGTGTCGACGCCGTTTCGGTTATCACTCCCTATTTCATTCCGCTGAAACAAGAAGAACTGATCGCCCACTACCGCGCGGTAGCGGATGCGTTAACCGTTCCGATCTTCCTCTACAACATTCCTGCACGTACCGGCAATACGCTTACGCCGGAAACCGTGCGCATTCTCGCCGATCATCCCAACATCATCGGCATCAAGGACAGTGCAGGTAGCTATGAAAGCCTGAACGGCTTCCTGCAAGCCGCTAAAGATATGCCGAACTTTGACGTGCTCACGGGCCGGACTCCTTGATTCATCAGGGCTTCGTCGAAGGCTGCTCCGCCTGTATTTCCGGGCTGGCTAACGTGGCACCAGAGCCTATCAGCCAAATCTGGCACCGTTTCCATGCCGGTGATATCGACGGCTCCCGTCAGGTGCAGGAACAGGTCAGCGAGCTGAGAAAAACGCTGTACGCCATTGCGTTCTCGCCTGCCGCAGTGAAAAAGGCACTGACGTTAATGGGCCATGACGTTGGCGTAAGTCGCTACCCTATCCAGTTCTCCGAACAGGATGAAGCAGCTATCCGTCGTATCGTCAGCGCCTTTGCATAGCGACGTTTATTACTCTGTTTGACAACAACCACCCTGCGACAACAACGACAACGATAGGTCGAAAGATATGAACCATTTTGATCTGACAGATACCCTCATCATCATCGGGATGATAGTGTTTTATATCGCGTTCACTTCCTGGCTGACGCTGAAATTACGCAGTAAATACAGCTCCGAATTTATGGAAGGGTCGCGTGCGCTGCCCGCATTTATCGTCGGTATTTTGCTGATGACCGAGTTTATCGGTGCAAAATCCACGGTAGGTACCGCACAAGCGGCGTTCGAAAGTGGCATCGCCGCCTCTTGGTCAGTGATCGGTGCTGCCATCGGCTTTCTGCTGTTCGGCATGATCCTGGTGAAGAAGATCTACAACACCGGTAAAGTTACCATTTCCGGTGCGATCGCCGAGAAGTACGGCACTTCCACCAAAAACATCATTTCGATCATCATGATCTATGCCCTGTTGCTGGTAAACGTGGGTAACTACGTCAGCGGCGCAGCAGCCATCTCCACCGTATTGAAAATCTCGCTGCCAGTAGCGGCCTTGATCACCGCAATCGTCAGTACCTTCTACTTCTACTTCGGTGGGTTGAAAGGTGTGGCCTATGTCACGCTGATCCACAGCGGCGTGAAATAT
This genomic interval carries:
- a CDS encoding DeoR/GlpR family DNA-binding transcription regulator, whose protein sequence is MDIVVGQTVSDAFRVSGDRVKGQSRLDQIMDYLKSHNLVTVDELVAVIDASPATIRRDLIKLDEQGVISRSHGGVTLNRFIPLQPTTNEKLHRNLAEKQAIARYAASLVQPGDAVVLDAGTTMLELARNLTHLPLRVITADLQIALFLSEFKQIEVTIIGGRIDDSSQSCIGEHGRRLLRSIYPDIAFISCNSWSMEKGITTPTEEKAGVKQDLGMNASRRVLLADSSKYGAYSLFCVTPLTALTDIVTDSALAPETQQLLHAQPVQLHLV
- the dtnK gene encoding D-threonate kinase: MPQRQDVSLEFTAPQVLVVADDFTGANDAGVGLALQQAQVNVILELDALTTGALHEVTVINTDSRAQAAQDAALRVVHAVTRWREAGGNGWVFKKIDSTLRGNLGAEIAAALTASGAEMALISPAVPALGRITRDGNVWVNGTLLTETEFASDPKTPVRSAEIAERIAEQSALTTATLTVSENNHFALAETLLHLREAGIKGVIIYAETPQTLALIVAAAQTLPVKPLLVGAAGLSEALAQALRFTPPPRPALLAVVGSMSEMTQKQIAAVSALSQVMLLDVDIRPLLTPAGTTLAQDTARTAAAALLAGRHCLIRTCRDEQQRHEIAQLCQQHGLSRQQLGERISDFLGEMARCTVTLCRPAGLYLSGGDVAIAVAAALGATGFHIKGQLASCVPWGRFIDSIVGDIPVMTKAGGFGDEATLHHVLRFIEERVSE
- a CDS encoding iron-containing alcohol dehydrogenase, producing the protein MNINSTIISGSQAINDIRYLLTSCQHVLFVTDRNIVQQPGVQALLNQVKACVPAITLIDNVPPEPSQHDVARILEALPNARTELVIGVGGGSVLDVAKLLCLLCVGDDAVSLDTLLAGEKPTRRTASLLIPTTAGTGSEATPNAILAIPEKATKVGIITPVMLPDYVALVPELTTSMPSHIAASTGIDALCHLIECFTATIANPVGDNYALIGLKKLFANIELSIREPENLEARLNMLWASYYGGAAIAHAGTHLVHAMSYPLGGKYHIPHGVANAILLAPCMRFVRPAAEAKFAQAYDLLPDANLSLSVTEKSHALVTYFTDLVQRLALPSSLQQLGIEKTHLPDLVEGALQVQRLMKNVPATVKADDVRDIYLTLF
- a CDS encoding D-threonate 4-phosphate dehydrogenase, with protein sequence MSKIIAITMGDPAGIGPEIIIKSLDEGELSGASAVVVGCVQTLRRILALNIVPQVELNVIDEPAQARFAPGIINIIDEPLADPQGLIPGVVQAQAGDLAYRCIKKATALAMAGEVQAIATAPLNKEAMHSAGHIYPGHTELLAKLTNSRDYAMVLYTEKLKVIHVTTHIALRKFLDTLNRDRVETVIGMADTFLKRVGYTTPRIAVAGVNPHAGENGLFGDEEITIVGPSVEAMKAKGLDVYGPCAPDTVYLQAYEGQYDMVVAMYHDQGHIPLKLLGFYDGVNLTAGLPFIRTSADHGTAFDIAWTGKAKSESMAISIQLAMQLA